The Salvia miltiorrhiza cultivar Shanhuang (shh) chromosome 2, IMPLAD_Smil_shh, whole genome shotgun sequence DNA window aatgagaataattaaattaattaaaaattttgaaattctgaatttttaaaattaaaaaatcaatttgcaatgtaaaataaaaataaataaattcaataaacaaAAGTTAATCACCTACACTAATAGTGGTGGGCcacaacactttaacaactaatttacctctccttaatctccgtgcccaaaagacctgtgtctttattaatgggacggagggagtaattagtattgggagtggtgaaaaagtgaaaagtaagaataaataaattattattagtggtggggtagttgtccaaaaatggaaagaaagaaagaggaacttatttggaggacgtcccaaaaaggaaaaaaaatgaacttatttcagggacggagggagtatttcttttttaaaattgtgaaattcgactaattataaaatatttgatgtgcatatcaaattaaagatcatgacaagagctttaatttgatatatgttatgtaaatattagattttaaatataaaaattatatttatttaaagattaaaacttaagaaaattctctctcctctctcctctttttttttgaataaatctatttttttcaattatcttttaacttatattgttttcttttttcacaatattattttttattaatatgaattattctttattatttttatattaaactaaaatatatttatcttaaattatagtatttttaattatatttagaacttttatataattattaaatgataatcaattttatatataataaaatataaaaatatttttcgtgcattgCACTAGTGCAAATGCTAATTTATAGAGTAAAATCTAATAGGATACCAAATATTTTGAGATAGCTATAatttaaattctaaattttgGACCTTATTTCTCTTTATATCCAACCTTTAAAACCTTCGGACTTTCAGAATGTTGCTCTCCTGATCTCCTCTaattttgtgtatatatttgGAATTGAGATTTAGGCATTCATTCAACGTCGAATTCTCTCCCTAAAAAAAAGGTCGAATTCTAAAATTAATTGAGAGATTTTAAAATCGATTATTTGAGTTGTCTGTCTTCTTCTATTATCAATTTCATCATCAGATGTGGCAGACAATTGAGTAATTGAGTCAGATTGACATAATAGAGTTAAAGCTTTCCGATGATTCAAATTGTAATTCCAAACGTCTGAAAATTGATAATACGAAAAGACAACtcgaataataaatattaaaaaactttTAATCATTTGAGCTTCATTGTCAAATGAATGTCTAAATCCCAACACTAAGGGAGGTGTATTAGTTGTggagtttaatagatttctatgaattttaaaagtctgggtgtattcgttccagacttttaaaagtctgcaaaaatctgggtgtattcgttcccgacttttaaaagtccatataaatctgggtgtattcgtttcagactttttaaaatccatacaaatctaggtgtattcgttattccattgacttcaaatccggaatgactttcatggatttcatccaaaaaatacacacgacgaaatccggccaagaaccacgagaattgaaatccatggaaTTTTGAGCGTGCGCTGAGTTCCAACGCCCGCGGctaagaagccagcgagcgcctGAACTCAGCATACGTTGAGAAggccagcgctcgctgggtttgagCATGCGTTGggttcccagcggccgctgggttgcAGCGGTCGTTGGGCCCAGGCAGCCCAGCCCAGCAACGCCTTTAAATATCCCTCTTCGATTTTTTTAGCCTCTCACATTCGGACGCCTACCACCCCTTCAAAGCAGAAGACAAGTTCAGGGTTCTACTTTAGCTTTTAGCCatgtatttttttcttaaattttatatcttcataatattttaattatgcaatttttctatagcATGAATCTTGTATCTTCATAAATTGTTAGCAACTGTATGCTGTGTTTCTATTGCATGTGAgttgattttagttttttgttgatgtttttttttttttattcattcataTAGTACTGTTCGGAGTTtagtaatattattatgggAGACTCTCAACCACAAGATTCCAAAAAAAGGGCAGTGTATGAAGCATGGACGCAGGAACAAAGTGATGCTTTGTTACGAATTCTGGCTGAATCTGCAATTAGGGGATGGCGCGATAATAGTGGTATATTTAGCAAAGCAACAGTAGAGGAAAGGATATTGCCTGTTCTCAATGAAAAACTTAGGtccaataaaaattataatcattACCAAAGTCGTATCAAATGGTTTAAGAGCCGTTGGAATGCGTATTCAACACTGTTGAAGTTTAACTCTGGTTTTGGTTATGACAACGATACCAAAAAATTCACGGCCCCAGATGAAGTATGGGATGCGTATATAGAGGTAAATTtgttatcaattattttttaaacacaatttaatttaaataatatagttaattaataatgttcttatttatgtttttaggCTCACCCAAAAGATGCATACTTACGCACTGGGAGTTTTTCGGATTATGATGAATTGAGGCTTGTTGTTGGAAACGGTGTAGCTGTAGGAAGAAACGCAATTGGAGTGGGCAGTGCTACTGATGCTAGGACAATAGGAGTTGATGAAAGTAGAGGTCCGCTCATAGAGGAGTTGAATTACGATACTGCTACTGAGGCGTTTGTAGTACTGGCTGAAGATGATCCACCGTTATCCGCCTCCAAATCACCTTTGGAGCCCACTGAAGTGCCTGTGGAGTCCACTCAGAGAAGAGCTCCCGCCAAAAGAAGCAGAGGCCAGTTTGAGACAAATTCAGGCCACACTGAAAATAGTTCGCATCAGGAGCTCATggtagaaattaaaaaagtcACTAGCACAATGGATCGAGTTGAAAGCCTCTTCGTGAAACGAGATACTATGATggagaaaagagaaaaggaaaaaagtttTACAACTTGGGATGCTATTGAAGAAATTCCTGATTTGAGTGAAGAGGACCGCTACACAGCATTTGACTTGCTTGTTACAAAGTCACAAAAAGATGGATTTATGAAAATGACTGTTCCTCAACGCAAAAGATGGATAGAATTCAAGACTAGGAAATAGATGATAGTTTAGTCATGTTTTTTGAACTATGTTTTATGAGTACATTGTTTTGTtggttttatgttttaatactttattttgtTGATTAATGAATGGttttttatgagtattttttaaaggctattttttgtgagtcccttttattcttatttcaattattgtttCATTGTTTTAAATGGCAGCATGAATTATGAAGATAAAATTAACATTGCAATTGAAGAAGACATAGATGAAGAACTTGAGGATGAAATCGAAACAGAGATGGAGATTGAACTTTCTGTTCATGCTAGGCAACTGATGGAAGCAGCTAAGGTAGTTATCACTCTATTGGGGAATATGATGATGCATCATCCGACTGCTGACAACGCTCTGATGCGACGACCAAAGACTAGGGAAGGATTCCGTTTTATTACGAGAATGATGGATGGAGATCCGAGCCAGTTTCGACAGTTGTATAGAATGTATCCTGACGTCTTCATCAAATTATGCCAGATCATTAGGGAGAAAGCTCATGTGGATGATACACGATATACAACTGTTGAAGAAATGTTGGCAACATTCCTCATCATTGTAGGGCACAACGATCGTTATTGTAACGTTCGTAATAGGTTTGGTCGTTCACATTTTGCTACTAGTCAGAACTTCAACAAAATATTGAGAGCATTGAACACCATAGCACCGGACATGATGGTTAAGCCGACTGGCGCAATACCCGCTAAAATTCGGGAAAGTACCAGATTTTATCCTTACTTCAAGGTATAATATTTCTGCTCttgtattatattaaatattttttgtttttgtataaCACATTCACCTATTATTTTAGGATTGTATCGGGGCTATAGATGGCACTCATATCCCGACCACGATAATAGGTAAAGACGTGAGTTGTTATCGTAACCGTCATGGGGTGAATTCGCAAAATGTTTTGGCAGCTTGCAACTTTGATTTGCAGTTCATCTATGTGCTTAGTGGATGGGAAGGCTCAGCCCATGATTCTAAAATTTTAAGTGATGCGTTGTCTAGAACAAATGGACTCCACGTGCCTCAAGGTAAATATTTTCTAGTAGATTGTGGATTTGCTAATCGTCGTCAGTTTTTGGCTCCGTTACGTGGCGTTCGATATCATCTCAAAGATTTCGGTGGTGACGGTCGTAATCCAAGAAATGCAGATGAGTTGTTCAATCTTCGACATGCATCATTGCGAAACGTGATTGAACGCATTTTTGAAATCTTCAAATCACgtttcacaattttcaaaacaGCTCCTCCGTTCCCTTTTCAGACACAAGCAGAGTTAGTTTTGGCTTGTGCTGGATTGCATAACTTTCTCCGAAAGGAGTGTCGTTCTGATGAATTTCCAGTCGAagttgaagaaggaaatgttgcaGCAGATGTTGAAAACGATGCGGACATTTTGGATTATCTTTCTCAAAGCCAGCTGTCTCAGAGGAATGAAGCTAATGCATGGAGAACAAGTATTGCTAATGCTATGTGGGAAAATAGACAAATAACTGAAACGATCAAGACACACAGGCGGAGACCGAAGATAATAGTTAGGGAGGTGTTTTGATGGATGTCGTTGAATTAACGCTTGTTTTTTCAATTTGGAATTTTTATGGATGTTgacattattttgttttttttaatggatATTGATTGATTTTATTGAGCATGAATTATATAATTAGGGGTGTATTAGTTGGGTATTTGATGAATTCCACGGAATTGAGCATGAATCAGGGGGTATTTGTTTGGGATTTGATTAAAATCCGAGAATTGGAGTATTCTGAAATAGGTGTCCAGCGTCCGCTGGAAGGCAGCACACGCTGGgttcccagcgctcgctgggttcccAGCGTGTTCTGccttccagcggccgctggaccccTAATTCAGAATGCTCGAATTCTGTGGATTTTAATCAAATCCCACACAAATACCCCCTGATTTATGCTCAATTCCGtggaattcatatttttttgggtTGCTTATGTTAATAATttgtgtgaatttttttttttattatgatcATAAAAATTCTTTGACATGATTAAAATGTAATGAAAACATGAAACTCATGAATCAAATGCAAACATAATTCATGAAAACAAACATTAATCATTgttcaaaagataaaattatccaaactCATAAAACAATGTCAACATTAATATAAAAACTCAGAAACGTGGTCTCCAAGAATCCCACTGGCGCTGCAGCTCGGCAATCTGCTGGTCTTATGCATCAAAGCGAGCATTCATATCATTCCTCATTGATGTCATCGATGAGTCAAAATGAGCTCGGAATGCTCCCATGGATGAATCAAAGTGTGCACGGAATGATGTGAGATCATTCTGAACCTGCTGATGGTAGTCTCTCGACATTGAACCACCAGCTGCTCGCTCTCCATTCCCCTCGTCTTCTTTCTCTGCCTCTTCGGCTTCCTCTTCAGCTTCTTCTTCgttctcctcttcttcatcatcaccgGCGGTCCCAGATGGACCAGCACCAGGATCAATGCGGGGACGACGGCCTGCTGCAATCTCGGAGTGTATGTAGTTAACTACACAAGTCCTCTTCGCATGAGGAACCAGCGTGTATTGGTCAGAAATCAATTGAGCTGCTCTGAGCTCATTATAATCAATGTACTCCGCATCCAGCTCATCCTGACCATGGATAGGCCCTTCTGTCGCAGCAAGAACTCCATTCTTGTGTGCCAAACCAGTGATAATAGCAGCGAAAGAAGCATGGGCAGTAGGGTGCTTCTTCGCCCGAATCATAGCAGCCCAAATAAACTTTGAGATGCACACTTTTGTGCCATCTAAAGCACACTCAAGCAAAAATACCTC harbors:
- the LOC131008367 gene encoding uncharacterized protein At2g29880-like yields the protein MGDSQPQDSKKRAVYEAWTQEQSDALLRILAESAIRGWRDNSGIFSKATVEERILPVLNEKLRSNKNYNHYQSRIKWFKSRWNAYSTLLKFNSGFGYDNDTKKFTAPDEVWDAYIEAHPKDAYLRTGSFSDYDELRLVVGNGVAVGRNAIGVGSATDARTIGVDESRGPLIEELNYDTATEAFVVLAEDDPPLSASKSPLEPTEVPVESTQRRAPAKRSRGQFETNSGHTENSSHQELMVEIKKVTSTMDRVESLFVKRDTMMEKREKEKSFTTWDAIEEIPDLSEEDRYTAFDLLVTKSQKDGFMKMTVPQRKRWIEFKTRK
- the LOC131008368 gene encoding uncharacterized protein LOC131008368, which encodes MNYEDKINIAIEEDIDEELEDEIETEMEIELSVHARQLMEAAKVVITLLGNMMMHHPTADNALMRRPKTREGFRFITRMMDGDPSQFRQLYRMYPDVFIKLCQIIREKAHVDDTRYTTVEEMLATFLIIVGHNDRYCNVRNRFGRSHFATSQNFNKILRALNTIAPDMMVKPTGAIPAKIRESTRFYPYFKDCIGAIDGTHIPTTIIGKDVSCYRNRHGVNSQNVLAACNFDLQFIYVLSGWEGSAHDSKILSDALSRTNGLHVPQGKYFLVDCGFANRRQFLAPLRGVRYHLKDFGGDGRNPRNADELFNLRHASLRNVIERIFEIFKSRFTIFKTAPPFPFQTQAELVLACAGLHNFLRKECRSDEFPVEVEEGNVAADVENDADILDYLSQSQLSQRNEANAWRTSIANAMWENRQITETIKTHRRRPKIIVREVF